From the genome of Papaver somniferum cultivar HN1 chromosome 2, ASM357369v1, whole genome shotgun sequence, one region includes:
- the LOC113352473 gene encoding uncharacterized protein LOC113352473 translates to MAIFNKFIVNHELIDLPLNGATYMWNNNQLQNIRNRIHRYLFSADWEAHFPNVTQIALARPCYDHCPISLLCEGVRGGHSPFRFEVLWLTHQEYANNGLSEAHLRLKARHDYYNLVTVESEKWKSRANIHNLQFGDKNTKYFHKIATDRRRRIYIAKINVNGQMTDDQKKIKAGIVDYFKNNFHEQNHSIPSMDGLNFKSILCELCELLERDIDEEEVINVIKLLGKNKALGPDGYPIIFYQQTWSIIRCNVMNVFADLHSKGFLDWRLKNTFIALITKEETIGEIKYLRPISLINGVYKILFKVLAERFKTYIPHVISQQQSAFIKERQILDGVFITNELIDSRLKSGISGLLCNIVFEKSFDHVNWMFLDKDLEKIGYGSRWRSWVQCCVEHVRFSVLINGSSEDYFKCNKGIR, encoded by the exons ATGGCTATATTCAATAAATTCATTGTTAATCATGAACTTATTGACTTGCCTCTTAATGGTGCCACTTATATGTGGAATAATAATCAACTGCAAAACATCAGAAATAGAATTCACAGGTATTTATTTTCTGCCGATTGGGAGGCTCATTTTCCAAATGTGACTCAAATTGCTTTAGCAAGACCCTGTTATGATCACTGTCCAATTTCCCTGTTGTGCGAAGGTGTTCGTGGAGGACATAGCCCTTTTCGCTTTGAGGTATTATGGCTCACTCATC AAGAATATGCAAACAATGGTCTTTCTGAAGCTCACCTAAGATTAAAAGCTAGGCACGACTATTATAATTTGGTTACTGTGGAATCCGAAAAATGGAAAAGTAGAGCTAATATTCATAATCTGCAATTTGGAGACAAGAATACTAAATATTTTCACAAGATTGCTACAGATAGGAGGAGGAGAATCTACATTGCTAAAATCAATGTCAATGGTCAAATGACTGatgaccaaaaaaaaattaaggcGGGCATTGTGGATtatttcaaaaataattttcatgAGCAGAATCATTCTATACCCTCTATGGATGGTCTAAATTTTAAGTCAATCCTATGCGAATTGTGTGAATTGCTGGAAAGAGATATCGATGAGGAAGAAGTTATCAATGTCATCAAATTACTTGGTAAAAATAAGGCACTTGGCCCTGATGGGTATCCTATTATTTTTTATCAACAAACTTGGAGCATCATTAGGTGTAATGTCATGAATGTGTTCGCGGATCTTCATAGTAAAGGCTTTCTTGATTGGAGACTAAAGAATACCTTTATAGCTCTTATAACCAAGGAAGAGACTATAGGAGAAATAAAGTATTTAAGACCTATCAGCCTTATAAATGGTGTTTACAAGATACTATTCAAAGTACTAGCTGAAAGATTTAAAACTTATATTCCTCATGTaatttctcaacaacaatcagccTTTATTAAGGAGAGACAAATTCTAGACGGTGTTTTTATTACGAATGAGCTTATAGATTCGAGGTTGAAGAGTGGAATTTCTGGCTTATTATGTAATATCGTTTTCGAAAAATCTTTCGATCATGTTAATTGGATGTTTCTAGATAAGGATCTTGAGaagataggttatggttcaaggTGGAGAAGCTGGGTACAATGTTGTGTAGAACATGTAAGGTTTTCAGTTCTCATTAATGGCAGCTCGGAAGATTATTTCAAATGCAATAAGGGCATTCGATAA